Part of the Oncorhynchus mykiss isolate Arlee chromosome 26, USDA_OmykA_1.1, whole genome shotgun sequence genome is shown below.
TCGATCTATGGTTTCAATAGGCCTTTTGGAAGAACGGTTGGATCGAGTCCAAACACATGTTTTCCAAAAAACACAGTTGACtgtagttttttttgtgtgtaaaaaatgtaaaatctTATGATTCTTTAGAGCCCAGTTATTTAGAGATATGTTTGAAGTGTAAGAATGTATAAACATTGTAGTCTTACTGTTCATTGAGAGTGAAGAGACACAGAACTAAGACGATGACCCAGAGAGAGGCAAGCCTCACATGTCAGTCAGAGGATTCCCATGCCAACACAATTTATCCATTCATCAACAGTGACATAACTGATTGAGTGTACATAACAGTCCATTTTCCAGTTTACGCTTTCTGGATTACACAGAAACTGCAGATTATGACAAACTTCCTACACATAATCTACACCACAATCCCAAACATTTTTGAAAGGATGAAACATAATATTTCTGCTTTGCAGGTTAGGAGATTATAAACAGTATTTGACTGCCTTTTCTATGTGGCTCAGCAACCCATGAGTGCAAAGTTCAAACTAATATCTTAATGAATTCAATGAGACTTTATATcaaaaataatatacagtataggcCTATGTGACATGAATTGTATAGCAGTAAAATGGGCCATTTCACTCTAAAGATTCATAACAATATGATCACagtggcctgcctgcctgcctatagtgtactgtaactgtatatGTCTAGGTCAACAGTAACTATTACAGATCAAGAAGTGGATCATAGTGTGGTGTTGATGAACTACTGAACATGGTCAGGAGCTGAATTGGGTGAGAAGGAAGGCAGTCAGTGGGACAAATTCCACCAGgcaggggaagggaagggggggTGACACAATAAGACATTCTATTCATTCCATTGTGTTTACCAGGATGGTAATGTCTGAAACAGCATTCACTGTTTCTCAGGCTGGGAATGCGATCCATAAAAACTATAGAATTTGATAGAATTCATAAAGTATTATTTGTTATTGAATTAAAGGTAGATAGTCTAATCTCATCCATTTTGAAGGCAGTCCCACCAGTTAgattcaattccatttaaatgaaataaattcaGGAAATACACTTAAACTacattgactgaattgaaatggaattgaccccaacaccAGTCCCACCACTTGCAAAAGCCCAAGCTCACTCCCTGAATGTTTCGTTCTGAGTTCATCAGTTTCTCACCTGAGTACAGAGACAGCGACACAACATTACTTCCCAGACTGGTGCAGCAGGCACTGAGGGGGGCGACGAAGCTCCAGGTCCACTGGCTCTCAACGGTCAATCATAAATCAGGATGAAAGGGGTACTGGGACAGCAGTACAGAGTTAACAAGCCCGGAAACACTCAAGTTTAGTATATGCATATCACCCTCCTGTTTTTCATTAATAAGCCCCAGCACCACCATTTCTCTGGGCCCCATCGATCATCCCACACATCTCCCCCAACAGACAGGCATGGATGATGTACAAGGCAAACACCCTGAGAGGGAGAGCCAGTCAAAGAGATTTTGGCTTCAGATGTGATCAAGGAAGGTTTCTCTACTTTTTAGGATTAAGCCGATTAAAATAAATTGGATTGATTGgtaagtgtagtgtagtgtacatgAGGCGGGAAAACTATTGTGGGGGGATCAAGAGAGAAACGTAGGAGGTTGGCCAGGTTGTTGGGACTCCGAGTATTAAAGTACTGTAAACCTCTTATGCAAGACAGAAATAGGCCTAGGTGTGCGGAGTACCCTTTAATCCAACCTCATGCAGTCTATACATCAACCTATCCAGTCAGAATATAATTTGGCATTTGGCCCATCTGGCCTAGTGACACTTGGAAGTTGGATATCACATTTTTTTAAAGAGATTGAACTGGATCTTAAAGTAACTGTCCTGAGAAAATCTCACTTTTGAAAGTTAATgctctgttaactcatacccaaataatgttttGACTCATTTTATActtgtatttgtggccaaagcataaattggaggaaaaaaaaacacttaaaaaaatccaatctcaaacttgtatctcaaacagaccaattaaaaaatgcttgctatttcctcatagagtggggcagcaggtagccagcctagtggttagagtgttggactagtaaccgaaaggttgcaagattgaatgcctgagctgacagggtaaaaatatctgttgttctgcccctgaacaaagcagttaatcccactgttcctaggctgtcattgaaaataagaatttgttcttaacagacttgcctagtaaaataaagactATAATGTCATCCagctggccaatcagtggtcTACGCTCATGAATATCTATAATGACCGGTATACACCCATACCATTAccttgttgtggtacgcccacaccattccaacacagaaaagctgatttttaacatacttaattaCAATTTTTGAGCAGGAAAACTATTTCATTcgtattgtaattaattatatgTCATAtatcatagaaatctggaaacactggacagttactttaagcaCTTACAAATCCGTAATTGCATGACATTTCTTCTTTTCCAGGATGTAACATATCACCTTGCACACTTTTCAGAGACCAGTTTTGGCTGGTGATGAGCACTACTTTCAAAACTGCTGGCTGTATCACTTTAAGGATATCAAGAAATGTATCTTGCATGGTAAATTAAATATTTGCCTGgcatgctagaatatgcataattTGTAGTAATATGAGCATAACTACTATAACATAAATTAGGCTGAAGATTTAGTTAATGTAATTGTATATGAAGTTAACAAAATACAAATTAAAACTGAATATCAATGTAAAATATTTAAATTTTTGCTTACAAATTGCTGATAATGGATTGCGTTTTTTTCTATATtcgctatctgggatccttgggacgacCCTACCCTATAACCCCAACTCttacataaccctaaccttaacctttttgTAACCTGCAATGAGGGTATGAACGTCCGAAGGACTCGGTTAGCACTCACACTGGAAACCATGTGACATCGGTGCTTCTTAATTTGCTTTCCGATAGTTTTGTAAACGGATACCCACTCTCTTTTCGTTCCGGCTCTACAGGAGCAAACATGGCGGCAGAGGGAGATGTGGATTTGGACCTGGAAGCTGAGGAGAACTGCACTGGAAAACCAGCAGAAAAGCCTCGGAAACATGATAGTGGGGCTGCCGATTTGGAGAGAGTCACCGATTATGCCGAGGAGAAGGAAATATCGAGCTCCGATCTTGAAACGGTGAGGCTGGGCCAAGCACGCGGGGCGACGATGGGTGCCCACGTTAGCATGAAGGCTAGCTAGCGTATGCTAACAACAGGCCTAACCGGCGTACAGTGAAGAATGGAAACATATTTGCACAAACCATGTGTTGTGAAAATGTTACCGTAATCAACATACAAACGCGTCATTTCACGTTGGCACGTGCTGTTTAACCAAGTCAGCCCTGAACAGAACAGGGTAGAGCTTCTGTCTATTCAGCAAGCGTTAGCCTATGGCTGCTTGTATGTTTTTCTGCCTTGCGTAATTTACTCTTCCAACCTGTTTTGGGAGTTCTAGTTACTGACTCGTCAGTGCTGTCATACCAATATGATCCCTTTGACTATCTGATGTCTGCATGTCCTGTTTCAGGCTATGTCAGTGATTGGAGACAGGAGATCAAGAGAACAGAAAGCTAAACAAGATAGGTGAGTCACTTTGTCAGATTTTCATTCAACAATCATTGATCTGGAAATGAATGAGTACACTAATGACTTGTCTGGGGTTATGATTTCAGGGAAAAGGAACTGGCTAAAGTCACTATCAAGAAAGAGGATGTAGAACTCATTGTAAGTATCCCCCCAGACATGTTTCTTGTTTAAGTGTCACAACTCTCATCTAAAGTTAGTCTTTTGCATCACAAAAGCATTAAATCAAATTAGTCCTCTGGAACTCTAGTCATCCATATTCTACTAGGCGGTGTTATTAGAAACTATGCTTCAGAGATACATTCATAGACCGGGACCGTCTGAAGTGTTCTATCAAAACAACTACCCATTCTGATTATTCTAATGTCCTGCCTCAACTGTCTTTCCACAGATGGGTGAGATGGAGATCTCCCGGGGAGTGGCAGAGCGCAGTCTGAGAGAACACATGGGCAATGTGGTAGAGGCTCTGATTGACCTGTCAAACTGACCAGGAGAAACTAACCCTAGAGCAGCTTTATGCAGCAGCATTGGACACGGGACTGCTTCCTAGCCTGATCGTAttcattgactccattccatagCTCAAATCAGATATTTTGTCAACTGAAATAAAACATTGCATTTCTCTATGTATATTCAACAATACTTCAAAATTGATTACTTTTGCAAGCACCTGTTTTTGATTTATAATAAATGTGGAATGAAATAAAACCAATGGATGAAAATGTTATGTTTTAATCACGTACGCTTTATATCCAAGTTAGAAGAAATTAACAGATGTCAGATCAATGGCGATAAAACAAAATAGCTACACAACTTTGAAAATGTACAAAATTACATCAATATGCCTCTATGAAGCATCAGGGCATAGCCCTAAACCCAGGGCCTTGCTCAAAGGGTTGGTGCATTCAAGATATTGCAGGTAAATGTATGGCCATAGAATATACTTCAGTGAAGTGTAGTTAATTTCCATCTGCAACATTTCATCCCAATGAACACACCCCAAGtgtgtctctcttccccctcaaCTTAGATTCAGGTCTTCCTCTTTTGCACTGTTGGTCGGTCAAACACATCTCTCACTCCTGCAGCCTTCTGCTTAAAGAACTTGCTGTTCTGAGCGCTCTCCTGAGCCCAGGCTGAGTCAAACGATGTGGTGTCCTGATCCACCAGGTGGGTGTACTTAGTGCGTCCGGAGCGACCAAAGTTCTTGACCTGGAATTAAATGAGGGGGTTGTTAAAGATGAACTATCTGTGGATGTTTATTTGCCAATTGTTGACATCACATTTTGGATTGATTGTTGGCTGTATGGCTCATATAATTGTATAATTTATTGTTATGAAACCACACACATCCTTATTTTGAGGTAATGTCTGGATAATATCTGTCCATTTAGGAGAACATTGTCTCAAGAGCAGCTCCAGAACAAAACATTCTGTATAGCC
Proteins encoded:
- the hypk gene encoding huntingtin-interacting protein K, which codes for MAAEGDVDLDLEAEENCTGKPAEKPRKHDSGAADLERVTDYAEEKEISSSDLETAMSVIGDRRSREQKAKQDREKELAKVTIKKEDVELIMGEMEISRGVAERSLREHMGNVVEALIDLSN